A genomic stretch from Vibrio algarum includes:
- a CDS encoding TRAP transporter small permease subunit, whose protein sequence is MSKVVSSPPSVPIYVHMENVITAISKFVAWTNLVLVLVIIIQVVLRKVFSSGLIQLEELQWHLYATAVMFGVSYAQISNLHVRVDLFYHKFSEKKKAIVDILGLTLFAIPFVIIVILHSYDFAYESWRVNESSSSPSGLPYRWLIKGVIPVSFSLLLLAMVARILRNIEALAKGAQHGSE, encoded by the coding sequence ATGAGTAAGGTTGTATCTTCGCCACCCTCTGTTCCGATTTATGTGCACATGGAAAATGTCATCACGGCGATAAGTAAGTTTGTCGCTTGGACCAATTTGGTTTTAGTTCTGGTTATTATTATTCAAGTCGTTTTGAGGAAGGTTTTTTCTAGTGGCCTGATTCAATTAGAAGAACTGCAATGGCACCTCTACGCTACCGCGGTCATGTTTGGTGTTTCTTATGCGCAGATTAGTAATCTTCATGTTCGCGTTGACCTTTTTTATCACAAGTTTAGCGAAAAGAAGAAAGCGATTGTAGACATACTAGGTTTAACTCTATTCGCGATTCCATTCGTTATTATTGTCATTTTGCATTCATATGATTTCGCTTACGAATCTTGGAGAGTGAATGAAAGTTCGTCTTCACCATCGGGCTTGCCCTATAGATGGTTAATAAAAGGCGTTATTCCCGTTAGTTTTTCTCTGCTATTGCTAGCAATGGTTGCAAGAATTTTAAGAAATATAGAGGCACTAGCTAAAGGAGCACAACATGGAAGCGAATGA
- a CDS encoding TRAP transporter substrate-binding protein, with translation MNINKIALATTIAIATTGFTMSANAASKILLKTPVAFGTHLPALGTPIKWYADHITATSGGTIKMKIYEPGKLVNPAEILDAVSTGKVNSGYATAGYWQGKLPASALFSAVPFGPEAGEYMAWLYFGNGLKLYQEMYDQGGYNVKVLPCAIISPETSGWFKKPIEKPEDLKGLNMRFFGLGASVMEKLGVGTVQLPGGEIFGALEKGAIDASEFSQPAIDQRLGFHKIVKYNYFPGWHQQSTVFELLINKDTWAKMDDAQQSAVETTCMATMTYSIAEGEAMQFSAMQKAKENGVEIRYWNDQMLDLFETTWLEVVDEKTNADPFFNKVWQDLSEFRKGYALWEANAFLPRATRN, from the coding sequence ATGAACATAAACAAAATTGCTCTTGCGACCACCATAGCTATCGCTACTACTGGCTTCACAATGAGTGCAAACGCGGCAAGCAAAATATTATTAAAAACCCCCGTTGCTTTCGGCACTCATTTACCCGCTTTAGGCACACCAATTAAATGGTATGCCGACCATATTACTGCAACTTCCGGTGGTACTATAAAAATGAAAATTTATGAGCCTGGTAAGCTCGTTAATCCAGCGGAAATTTTAGATGCGGTATCTACAGGCAAAGTAAACTCCGGTTACGCAACAGCTGGATATTGGCAAGGCAAACTTCCTGCTTCGGCACTCTTTTCTGCGGTACCTTTTGGCCCGGAAGCAGGTGAATATATGGCATGGTTATACTTTGGGAATGGTCTAAAACTGTACCAAGAAATGTATGACCAGGGTGGTTACAATGTCAAAGTTCTTCCTTGTGCCATCATTTCTCCAGAGACATCAGGTTGGTTTAAAAAGCCAATTGAGAAACCAGAAGATCTGAAAGGATTGAATATGCGTTTCTTCGGTTTAGGTGCTTCTGTCATGGAAAAACTTGGTGTGGGTACTGTTCAACTTCCTGGTGGCGAGATATTTGGCGCACTTGAAAAAGGTGCTATTGACGCATCTGAGTTTTCTCAACCCGCTATCGATCAGCGCTTAGGTTTCCACAAAATAGTTAAATACAATTACTTCCCTGGCTGGCATCAACAGTCCACTGTATTTGAGCTACTCATCAACAAAGATACTTGGGCAAAAATGGATGACGCACAGCAAAGTGCCGTTGAAACTACCTGCATGGCAACAATGACCTACTCTATTGCGGAAGGAGAAGCGATGCAGTTCTCAGCCATGCAGAAAGCTAAAGAAAATGGCGTAGAGATTCGTTACTGGAACGATCAAATGCTAGACCTGTTCGAAACGACTTGGTTGGAAGTTGTCGATGAGAAAACCAATGCTGACCCATTCTTTAACAAAGTATGGCAAGACCTAAGTGAGTTCCGTAAAGGTTACGCACTTTGGGAAGCGAATGCATTCCTTCCTCGCGCGACACGTAATTAA